The following are from one region of the Alicyclobacillus fastidiosus genome:
- a CDS encoding sensor domain-containing diguanylate cyclase, with product MERDSLRRQSAMSVLFGTLGLIVAILYIPQLLHTNWLALSVLVVLATTLEVLPIPMRQSLTTLVPVVPMAAMVVDGPAQAIWALVIAAFATPLLMREWNFLTAFFNAGQYALSVLLMILTFRPFHGNLSARTLNSEVVVGVVISSLVFLLFNHLFISVLNASRGTLEYGATVSAFLADLLNIAICWPFAFLMIGASEFNWVVGPVMILPIIILAYILRVHRQTRDLQIVHQATTRLTSEFDIRAIAQESAKIARKLTTADVVVVFVLDQTRTRLVPEVVYPANQSHLFHRDGISEEMGGVIWSTIHSGEFVYISDARKDKRVRWFKTDGPQLLSMAIFPMQTHMSQQGAIVCYAERSHAFTQHVQYVSALANQVSVLFENARLYQELQERTRRDSATGLYNYRFFYEELAARVAASVDGGMPVSVMIVDIDFFKKFNDTYGHLAGDAVLMEVGHLLQRLSGPDAFVARYGGEEFALLLPSGRDAAFEAAERIRDAVRQLSVEFHGYRLQGITVSIGIASCPLDSDRDRDLLLKADSAMYWGAKQRGRNRTAVYTPEFDAQLFVDGLTGLYTFHMANIRVREEVLRGMTSWCAICIDLQQFGHVNNAFGFDVGDQVLRQTGMMIRECLRHDELACRYGGDEMLILLPDVTESEALAVQDRVVKAINSHRFQASDNVVLHVRASATHHLLDHVEHAADLFNRVANLFSELQSKAGESMA from the coding sequence GTGGAAAGAGACTCTCTACGCAGACAGTCGGCGATGAGTGTACTGTTTGGGACACTCGGTCTGATTGTTGCCATCCTATATATTCCTCAGCTGCTACATACTAACTGGCTAGCGTTGTCCGTGCTGGTCGTCTTGGCCACGACGCTTGAAGTCCTGCCCATCCCAATGCGACAAAGCCTCACGACACTGGTGCCCGTCGTGCCGATGGCGGCGATGGTCGTAGACGGCCCGGCGCAAGCCATCTGGGCTTTGGTGATCGCGGCGTTTGCCACGCCCTTACTCATGCGCGAGTGGAATTTTCTCACCGCTTTTTTCAATGCTGGGCAGTACGCACTCAGTGTTTTGCTGATGATTCTCACTTTTCGACCGTTTCACGGGAATCTATCCGCTAGGACGCTGAACTCCGAAGTGGTAGTAGGAGTAGTCATCTCATCGCTTGTTTTCCTCTTGTTTAACCACTTGTTTATCAGCGTGTTAAACGCTTCGCGAGGCACGCTTGAATACGGCGCGACTGTCAGTGCGTTTTTGGCCGATTTATTGAATATCGCCATCTGCTGGCCGTTTGCGTTCTTAATGATCGGTGCGTCCGAATTTAACTGGGTCGTTGGCCCCGTGATGATCTTACCGATTATCATCCTTGCGTACATTCTGCGCGTGCATCGGCAAACGCGCGATCTTCAGATCGTGCATCAAGCTACTACGCGTTTGACAAGCGAGTTCGACATTCGGGCCATCGCGCAGGAATCTGCGAAAATCGCGCGCAAGTTGACCACGGCCGACGTGGTGGTGGTGTTCGTGCTCGACCAAACGAGAACCCGCTTAGTGCCGGAGGTGGTTTACCCTGCGAATCAAAGCCATTTGTTTCATCGGGACGGGATTTCTGAGGAAATGGGTGGCGTCATCTGGAGCACCATTCACTCCGGGGAGTTTGTGTATATCTCTGACGCGCGCAAGGACAAGCGCGTGCGATGGTTCAAGACGGATGGGCCGCAGCTCTTGAGTATGGCTATCTTCCCGATGCAAACGCATATGTCGCAGCAGGGGGCTATCGTCTGTTATGCGGAGCGTTCGCACGCGTTTACGCAGCACGTGCAATACGTGTCAGCTTTGGCGAATCAAGTATCTGTATTGTTCGAAAACGCCCGCTTGTATCAGGAACTGCAGGAACGCACTCGCCGGGATTCCGCGACTGGACTCTACAATTATCGTTTTTTCTACGAAGAACTGGCTGCGCGGGTGGCCGCGTCGGTCGACGGCGGGATGCCCGTTTCGGTCATGATCGTCGATATCGATTTCTTTAAGAAGTTTAACGACACGTATGGTCACTTAGCGGGAGACGCTGTGCTCATGGAAGTTGGGCACTTGCTGCAGCGGTTGAGCGGTCCTGATGCATTTGTCGCGAGGTATGGCGGGGAGGAGTTTGCGCTCTTGTTGCCGTCGGGACGAGACGCGGCGTTCGAGGCAGCTGAGCGGATTCGCGATGCGGTCCGGCAGCTTTCTGTTGAATTTCACGGTTATCGGCTGCAAGGCATTACGGTCAGTATAGGTATCGCGAGTTGCCCTCTGGATAGCGACAGGGACCGAGATCTCTTGCTAAAGGCAGATAGTGCGATGTACTGGGGTGCAAAGCAGCGTGGGCGCAACCGTACCGCTGTGTACACACCGGAATTCGACGCACAACTGTTTGTCGATGGGTTGACAGGACTGTATACCTTTCACATGGCGAACATTCGCGTCCGCGAGGAAGTGCTGCGGGGCATGACGAGTTGGTGTGCCATATGCATCGACCTGCAGCAATTTGGACACGTCAACAATGCATTTGGATTCGACGTCGGCGATCAGGTCCTTCGGCAGACCGGGATGATGATTCGCGAGTGCCTTCGCCACGATGAACTGGCGTGTCGCTATGGGGGGGACGAGATGTTGATCTTGTTGCCTGATGTGACCGAGTCCGAGGCATTGGCCGTACAGGATCGCGTCGTCAAAGCGATCAATTCGCATCGTTTCCAAGCCAGCGACAACGTCGTTCTGCACGTTCGCGCGAGTGCGACGCATCATCTACTCGATCACGTCGAACATGCCGCGGACCTGTTCAATCGGGTGGCAAACTTGTTTTCCGAGCTGCAATCGAAGGCAGGGGAATCGATGGCGTGA
- a CDS encoding DUF421 domain-containing protein, which yields MPHIPDWQFPIRVFVLYLAVMFSLRIMGKREIGQLSVFDFVVSVMIAELSTLPMEDTEVPLYKSFIAIGSLVLFQIIVAFLQIKSHRFRHFVDGEPSVLIEHGMVKDREMRRLRYSTHDLLTQLREKGVANVADVEFAILETSGQLSVFPKADVRPLTARDIGQRVKPESVPLPLIVDGVPVAKSLGILHRDQAWLEAEMKHRGYQVKDVFHAMMDSDGHIWIDGRDA from the coding sequence ATGCCACATATCCCAGACTGGCAATTTCCAATTCGCGTATTTGTACTTTACCTGGCAGTGATGTTTTCGCTGCGTATCATGGGAAAACGAGAGATCGGTCAGTTGTCGGTGTTTGATTTTGTGGTATCCGTGATGATCGCAGAGTTGTCGACCTTGCCTATGGAAGACACGGAAGTGCCCTTGTACAAATCGTTCATTGCGATTGGTTCGTTGGTTTTGTTCCAAATTATCGTGGCATTCCTCCAGATCAAAAGTCATCGATTTCGCCATTTTGTCGACGGTGAACCGTCCGTGCTCATCGAGCACGGGATGGTGAAGGACCGCGAGATGAGGCGGTTGCGATATTCCACGCACGACCTGTTGACGCAACTTCGGGAGAAGGGCGTCGCCAACGTCGCAGATGTAGAGTTCGCCATCTTGGAGACGTCTGGGCAATTGAGCGTCTTCCCAAAAGCCGACGTTCGACCACTCACGGCGCGCGACATTGGGCAACGGGTGAAGCCGGAAAGCGTTCCGCTTCCACTGATTGTCGACGGGGTGCCTGTGGCTAAAAGTCTAGGGATTCTCCACCGCGACCAGGCGTGGCTTGAGGCCGAGATGAAGCATCGCGGATATCAGGTGAAGGACGTGTTTCATGCGATGATGGACAGTGACGGGCACATCTGGATCGATGGACGCGACGCGTGA
- the spoVB gene encoding stage V sporulation protein B codes for MNRPSFLHGALILMISGLVTRIMGFVYRVFLTRIIGAEGMGLFQIVFPILGLVLTLVTAGLPLAISKLVAEAVAQNDKARVKRIMGVSVGVVSVMTVILTILMYTCRGFIEHHWLSDSRAFPTYLAMIPLVSIIAISSLYRGYFQGLQDMSPTAWGQILEQTVRIISIWILAAYFIQFSLEYAAAAAMMGMVLGEFCGMLFLVASQRRRGRLDSVLPNGATRSHETVRQTLHAMGEIALPVTLSKLIWSVLFAAEPILVMRALKAAGFTTSTATALYGQYSGMAIPLLVFPTVFTGSLATNLVPSVSEAIAASERFRVRIRLSQSFTATAMVAFPSAVVLTMFAAPLTHYIYKEDSIGPILAVMAPFMFLLCLQAPLTGILQGLNKAGVAMVNSIIGGVLKLLLIYFLASKPTMGILGVSMATAASFTVSCLLNLWFVVRYVGFTIRLHALTRVALASCGMFAYMQVITWHRTPLPFGSMMLAILGGFILYFGLLCALRVLTTRNIRRVPRVGPWLARLVARMPFAV; via the coding sequence GTGAATCGTCCATCGTTTCTTCACGGTGCACTCATTTTAATGATCTCAGGACTCGTCACTCGCATCATGGGCTTTGTGTACCGCGTCTTTCTCACGCGGATCATCGGTGCGGAAGGGATGGGCCTGTTTCAAATTGTCTTTCCCATCCTCGGCCTCGTGCTCACGCTTGTCACCGCCGGCCTTCCACTCGCCATTTCGAAGTTGGTCGCTGAAGCCGTCGCCCAAAACGACAAAGCTCGCGTGAAGCGCATCATGGGGGTCAGCGTCGGGGTCGTCTCGGTGATGACAGTCATCTTGACGATCCTGATGTACACCTGCCGCGGATTCATTGAGCACCACTGGCTCTCCGATTCGCGAGCGTTCCCAACCTACCTCGCCATGATCCCGCTCGTGAGCATTATTGCCATATCTAGTTTGTATCGCGGCTATTTTCAAGGTCTTCAAGACATGTCGCCGACGGCCTGGGGGCAGATTCTCGAACAGACGGTCCGCATCATCAGCATCTGGATTTTAGCGGCGTATTTCATTCAATTCTCGTTGGAGTACGCTGCCGCCGCAGCGATGATGGGAATGGTTCTCGGGGAGTTCTGTGGCATGCTGTTTCTCGTAGCTTCCCAACGCCGCCGCGGAAGATTGGACAGCGTCTTGCCAAACGGGGCGACGAGAAGTCACGAAACCGTGCGCCAGACATTGCACGCGATGGGCGAGATCGCACTGCCGGTGACGCTCAGCAAGCTGATTTGGTCGGTGTTGTTCGCAGCTGAACCCATTCTCGTGATGCGGGCACTCAAGGCCGCTGGGTTCACCACGTCGACGGCGACAGCGCTCTACGGGCAGTACAGCGGCATGGCCATCCCCCTGCTCGTGTTCCCGACGGTATTTACCGGGTCTTTGGCGACCAATTTGGTGCCTTCCGTCTCGGAGGCGATTGCCGCGTCGGAGCGGTTCCGCGTTCGCATCCGGCTCTCGCAGAGCTTTACGGCGACGGCCATGGTCGCATTCCCATCCGCCGTCGTCCTCACGATGTTCGCTGCCCCACTGACGCACTACATTTATAAAGAGGATTCTATCGGCCCCATTCTGGCCGTCATGGCTCCATTTATGTTCCTGCTCTGCTTGCAGGCACCGCTTACCGGCATCCTGCAAGGTTTGAACAAGGCGGGCGTCGCGATGGTCAACTCCATCATTGGCGGCGTTCTCAAACTGCTGCTCATCTATTTTCTAGCATCGAAACCGACGATGGGCATCCTCGGCGTCAGCATGGCGACAGCAGCATCGTTCACCGTGTCATGTCTGTTAAACCTGTGGTTCGTCGTCCGCTATGTCGGATTTACCATCCGCCTGCACGCCTTAACTCGCGTCGCACTGGCCTCCTGCGGCATGTTTGCCTACATGCAGGTGATCACGTGGCATCGCACGCCACTGCCATTTGGCTCGATGATGCTAGCCATTCTCGGTGGCTTTATCCTCTACTTCGGACTTCTCTGTGCTTTGCGCGTACTCACCACGCGCAATATTCGGCGCGTACCACGCGTGGGCCCCTGGCTCGCCCGCCTAGTCGCGCGGATGCCGTTTGCCGTATGA
- a CDS encoding post-transcriptional regulator, with product MNPVEETQIRPYMKELLSLCATKVEEFRLLGYEEAKLEQVWSFVCAKLPADTPIHRMVDFILSIRVMDFMNYQTIEAYKGEL from the coding sequence GTGAATCCGGTTGAAGAGACGCAAATTCGCCCGTATATGAAAGAGTTGCTCAGTCTCTGTGCGACGAAGGTCGAGGAGTTCCGGTTGCTCGGATATGAAGAGGCAAAACTCGAACAGGTGTGGTCGTTCGTATGTGCCAAGTTGCCAGCCGACACACCGATTCATCGAATGGTCGATTTCATCCTGTCCATTCGCGTGATGGATTTCATGAACTATCAGACCATCGAGGCATATAAAGGTGAGCTGTAA
- the secD gene encoding protein translocase subunit SecD encodes MKWGRFIAFLLMAAVIIGGTAGSVTNLWKSVPLGLDLQGGFDLLYKIEPLPGQQITASGKQALLQAVNNRVNNLGTASPIIDLEGTNQIRVQLAGAFDQSNARKVIGETAQLQIYSSAKIDKKTGQVTGPAGTLLATGNDLKSNAHWVQDPNTGENEVAISFKQASKWENITKQFYQKPIYVFLNGKLLTDPVIQEKMYTGDSVISGPTLNSVQACNQLAYSLNAGALPYNLSLESQQSVGPSLGQASLKATLWAGLAAIVLIFIFMIVMYRLAGLIADLALVAYGYVTVAVFDGMHVVLTLSGLAALVLGIGMAVDANIITYERIKDEIRNGRSLRSAVKIGNKNALRTILDSNATTFIAGAVMYWFGQGDIRGFAVALMISIIVSLLTAVVLSRILLLTFTNSNVVRRPWWYGVGKGVLKKDEAKV; translated from the coding sequence ATGAAATGGGGACGCTTTATAGCGTTCTTGCTGATGGCTGCAGTCATCATTGGTGGGACTGCAGGCTCAGTGACGAATCTCTGGAAATCGGTCCCGCTCGGACTCGATTTGCAGGGCGGTTTTGACCTGTTGTACAAAATTGAACCGCTGCCTGGGCAGCAGATCACCGCAAGCGGCAAGCAGGCCTTGCTGCAAGCGGTCAACAATCGCGTGAACAACCTCGGTACAGCGTCGCCGATTATCGACCTGGAAGGCACGAATCAGATACGCGTGCAGTTGGCCGGGGCGTTCGACCAGTCAAATGCTCGCAAAGTCATCGGTGAGACCGCGCAACTGCAGATCTATTCGAGCGCGAAAATCGATAAAAAGACTGGCCAGGTGACAGGGCCAGCTGGCACGCTGCTCGCGACGGGGAACGATTTGAAGAGCAACGCACACTGGGTTCAGGACCCGAACACGGGTGAGAACGAAGTGGCGATTTCGTTCAAACAGGCGAGCAAGTGGGAGAACATCACCAAACAGTTCTATCAGAAGCCCATCTACGTCTTCTTGAACGGCAAGTTGCTCACGGATCCTGTGATTCAAGAGAAGATGTACACCGGCGACAGCGTGATCTCAGGACCCACGTTGAACAGCGTACAGGCTTGTAACCAATTGGCATACTCGCTCAATGCCGGGGCGCTGCCGTACAATCTGTCCCTCGAGAGCCAGCAGAGCGTCGGTCCGTCGCTTGGACAGGCCAGCCTCAAGGCGACCTTGTGGGCGGGACTTGCCGCGATCGTCTTGATCTTCATTTTCATGATTGTGATGTACCGCTTGGCGGGTCTAATTGCCGATTTGGCCTTGGTCGCCTACGGATATGTCACGGTTGCCGTGTTTGACGGCATGCACGTCGTGCTCACCTTGTCCGGACTCGCGGCGTTGGTGCTCGGTATTGGGATGGCGGTGGACGCCAACATCATCACTTATGAGCGGATCAAGGATGAGATACGCAATGGGCGCAGTCTCCGCTCTGCGGTAAAGATTGGCAATAAGAACGCGCTGCGAACGATTTTGGACTCGAATGCGACGACGTTTATCGCTGGTGCAGTGATGTATTGGTTCGGCCAAGGGGACATCCGCGGATTCGCCGTGGCCTTGATGATCAGCATCATCGTCAGCCTGTTGACCGCGGTCGTCCTGAGCCGCATTCTGCTTTTGACGTTTACG